One genomic region from Apteryx mantelli isolate bAptMan1 chromosome 7, bAptMan1.hap1, whole genome shotgun sequence encodes:
- the PGAM1 gene encoding phosphoglycerate mutase 1, producing MAAYRLVLVRHGESAWNLENRFSGWYDADLSPAGQQEAQRGGEALRDAGYEFDICFTSVQKRAIRTLWTILDAIDQMWLPVVRTWRLNERHYGGLTGLNKAETAAKHGEAQVKIWRRSYDIPPPPMQPDHPFYSTISKDRRYADLTEDQLPTCESLKDTIARALPFWNEEIVPQIKEGKRVLIAAHGNSLRGIVKHLEGLSEEAIMELNLPTGIPIVYELDKNLKPIKPMQFLGDEETVRKAMEAVAAQGKAKK from the exons ATGGCCGCCTACCGCCTCGTGCTCGTCCGCCACGGCGAGAGCGCCTGGAACCTAGAGAACCGCTTCAGCGGCTGGTACGACGCCGACCTCAGCCCCGCCGGCCAGCAAGAGGCTCAGCGCGGCGGCGAGGCCCTCCGAG ATGCTGGCTATGAATTCGACATCTGCTTCACCTCCGTGCAGAAACGGGCGATCCGCACCCTCTGGACCATTCTGGATGCCATTGACCAGATGTGGCTGCCTGTGGTCCGGACCTGGCGCCTCAATGAGAGGCACTACGGAGGGCTCACTGGCCTCAACAAGGCTGAGACAGCTGCTAAGCATGGAGAGGCCCAGGTGAAGATCTGGAGACGCTCATATGACATCCCCCCACCTCCCATGCAGCCAGATCACCCCTTCTACAGCACCATCAGCAAG GACCGTCGCTATGCTGACCTGACAGAGGACCAGTTGCCAACATGTGAGAGCCTGAAGGACACCATTGCCCGGGCCCTGCCCTTCTGGAATGAAGAAATAGTCCCACAGATCAAAGAGGGCAAGCGAGTCCTTATTGCTGCCCATGGCAACAGCTTGCGTGGGATCGTCAAGCACCTGGAAG GCTTGTCGGAAGAGGCCATCATGGAGCTGAACCTGCCCACTGGGATCCCTATTGTCTATGAGCTGGACAAGAACCTGAAACCCATCAAGCCCATGCAGTTCCTGGGGGATGAGGAGACAGTGCGCAAAGCCATGGAGGCTGTCGCTGCTCAGGGCAAGGCCAAGAAGTGA